From Penaeus chinensis breed Huanghai No. 1 chromosome 29, ASM1920278v2, whole genome shotgun sequence:
ACCTCCTTTGTCTTCATAATTTCGTGtcgactaaccccccccccccccttctcccccctcagcCAAAATGAAGTGCTTCGTCGCCATCGCCCTTCTGTGCCTGTTCGCCGTCGCCCGCGCCGAGGACGACAACAGCCTCGAGGAAACCGCTCGCTTCGGCTTCCTCTCCCTCGACAACAACGGCGCCGCCTTGTCCTTCAACTCGACCACCCTGCAGACTGTCGTGGTCGTCGGGGTCATCCTGCTgatcctcgccctcgtcctcgtgCCCCTCCTCGGCTTCGACCTCGCCAAGCTCTTCGACGGCAAGGAGAGCTACGACTACCCCAACTACGGCTACGACAACACCCAGGGATACTCCTCCTACACCAGCTACGCCCAGAGGTAACCTTGGGCTTGTTTCGGAGGATTTGATGTGCTATATCACTGCGAGATGAATGAGTTATAGTTGATGATTGTTTATTCATGTTTCACTCGCCTGCATTTTGCCTTTAATGATATTCTcaacttatttctctcttctccccaggtccctcaacctcctctcccccgtGCTCACCGCCCTCACTGAGGCCTACAAGAAGTACGAGTAAATGAAGCTCAAAGGTAGACGATTCCACCTCTGCTGACCAGAGAAGCCAAAGGGACCCGATGGCCCTGCAACATGACATGACTTGACCTGTGATAGGTCGTAGACCAAAGACTTTGAATAAGGACCTTTTATACCCAGACTAGCGTGACATGATCTCTTGGGCATGTCTTATGCCTTGGTGctgacctcccccacccccagatGAGGATCCTGGCCTATTTCCCAGTCCCACCT
This genomic window contains:
- the LOC125040903 gene encoding uncharacterized protein LOC125040903, translated to MKCFVAIALLCLFAVARAEDDNSLEETARFGFLSLDNNGAALSFNSTTLQTVVVVGVILLILALVLVPLLGFDLAKLFDGKESYDYPNYGYDNTQGYSSYTSYAQRSLNLLSPVLTALTEAYKKYE